A genomic stretch from Bacterioplanes sanyensis includes:
- a CDS encoding ISL3 family transposase yields MDQLTLYNRILELSPPWHATSVDLKDDESEVVVTVAFDQTQGVACPVCGNQCTLYDQRSRRWRHLDTCQYKTIVEASVPRVNCPEHGVLTVQVPWADGSSHHSIKFENEVLKWAQEVSILAITRRFKTSWSVVDRIIQKAIKRGLSRRWEVDCTHLSVDETCIGKGRDFITILSNRNGQVIAISDGRSGSSLLNCLSTIPIQCLQKTRTISMDMSSAHIEATKRFFGNKANKMISIDHFHVSKVLTTAVSSTRLSELKEQPSLDKLHSHKTRYLWLRNRHNLKVQQSNELNLQQTSMVKTAYVWMLKEKARDIWTGIEPANRRSWAQWLYLAQNSGIKALELAAETIRAHLKGILTAMKHQSSNARAEAVNKNVKNLARLAHGFRNRDRYKSLIMFRYGQLDMSMTH; encoded by the coding sequence ATGGATCAGCTCACTCTGTACAATCGAATTTTGGAGTTATCTCCACCTTGGCACGCAACCTCTGTTGATCTGAAAGACGATGAATCGGAAGTTGTTGTAACGGTTGCATTTGATCAAACACAGGGGGTGGCCTGTCCTGTATGTGGCAATCAATGCACACTGTATGACCAGCGATCACGTCGTTGGCGACATCTCGACACATGTCAATATAAAACCATCGTCGAAGCTTCAGTCCCTCGCGTGAACTGCCCTGAACATGGTGTGTTAACGGTTCAGGTTCCCTGGGCTGATGGCAGCTCACACCACTCAATCAAGTTCGAGAATGAGGTGTTAAAGTGGGCGCAGGAAGTATCGATTCTAGCTATTACCCGGCGATTCAAGACAAGCTGGTCGGTAGTCGATCGAATCATACAAAAAGCAATAAAACGAGGCTTAAGTCGGCGCTGGGAAGTGGATTGTACCCATCTGTCTGTCGACGAGACCTGTATTGGAAAAGGACGCGATTTTATTACCATTCTTTCAAATCGTAATGGTCAAGTTATCGCAATATCTGACGGTCGCAGCGGAAGCAGTTTATTGAACTGCCTGAGCACAATTCCAATTCAGTGCTTGCAAAAAACGCGGACGATCTCGATGGATATGAGCTCAGCACACATCGAAGCGACCAAACGATTTTTTGGTAATAAAGCCAATAAAATGATTTCAATAGATCACTTTCATGTATCCAAAGTACTCACCACTGCCGTTTCAAGCACCCGACTTTCAGAGCTTAAAGAGCAGCCGTCTCTAGATAAACTTCACTCTCATAAAACACGCTACCTGTGGCTAAGGAATCGGCACAACCTCAAAGTGCAACAAAGCAATGAACTCAATCTACAACAGACTTCTATGGTAAAAACAGCTTACGTGTGGATGCTAAAAGAAAAGGCCCGTGATATCTGGACGGGCATTGAGCCTGCAAACCGTCGAAGCTGGGCACAATGGCTCTACTTGGCCCAAAACAGCGGTATTAAAGCACTGGAGTTAGCCGCAGAGACCATAAGAGCTCATCTGAAAGGTATTCTTACTGCAATGAAACATCAGTCATCCAATGCTCGTGCTGAAGCCGTCAACAAAAATGTTAAGAACCTTGCGAGGCTGGCCCATGGCTTTAGAAATCGAGACAGGTACAAGTCGCTGATTATGTTCAGGTACGGACAGCTCGATATGTCAATGACCCACTAG
- a CDS encoding metal-dependent hydrolase: protein MNKNNTVTKTHSSGHYQPEIKPRRMAFDTKAPENKYTFNNNSLVSTFFYALSALFPDGERFFIHSVRHYRDQISDPELKQQIKGFIGQEAHHGHSHEALNESIESLGFPMSKITSAMQSRIEMLKKFSPPRQLALTVAMEHFTASLAEFLLKNTDLLEQIDPTIRQMLIWHAVEEIEHKAVAFDVYRTCVDNEFMRKRVMVIAMVSLFSRLAWYQTQMLWADRHFPSWREWKEAASFFWGKRGILRDNMKGLAKFFRTGFHPWDIDQQALIDNWQQRFPDVAALQR, encoded by the coding sequence ATGAATAAAAACAACACCGTAACCAAGACTCACTCCTCCGGTCACTACCAGCCGGAAATTAAGCCACGCCGCATGGCGTTTGATACCAAAGCACCAGAAAATAAATACACCTTTAATAACAACTCATTGGTCAGTACGTTTTTTTACGCACTGTCGGCACTTTTTCCTGATGGCGAGCGCTTTTTTATTCATTCCGTGCGCCACTATCGCGATCAGATCAGCGACCCAGAATTAAAACAGCAGATTAAAGGCTTTATCGGTCAGGAAGCCCATCATGGTCATTCCCATGAAGCTCTTAATGAGTCGATTGAGTCGCTGGGTTTTCCGATGTCGAAGATTACCTCGGCGATGCAAAGTCGTATTGAAATGTTAAAAAAATTCAGCCCTCCAAGGCAGCTGGCACTGACGGTAGCGATGGAGCACTTTACCGCTTCTTTGGCCGAGTTTTTGTTAAAAAATACCGATCTGCTTGAGCAGATTGACCCCACCATTCGGCAAATGCTGATCTGGCACGCGGTGGAAGAAATCGAACACAAGGCGGTCGCCTTTGATGTCTACCGTACCTGTGTCGATAACGAGTTTATGCGCAAGCGAGTGATGGTCATTGCCATGGTGAGTTTGTTTTCCCGGCTGGCGTGGTATCAAACGCAAATGCTGTGGGCGGATCGTCATTTCCCCAGCTGGCGTGAATGGAAAGAAGCGGCGAGCTTCTTCTGGGGCAAGCGCGGCATTCTGCGCGACAACATGAAAGGGCTGGCCAAGTTTTTCCGCACCGGGTTTCACCCATGGGATATTGATCAGCAAGCCCTGATCGACAATTGGCAGCAGCGTTTTCCGGATGTAGCAGCGCTACAGCGTTAA
- a CDS encoding helix-turn-helix domain-containing protein, giving the protein MNTALPGRGHYRISSDYLILLAELALEHGVSAKQLLQDTGLREELLLHPGILVGHDSGIRCVENFCQLLPKPSIALEYGKRMTLSKHGALGYAAQYSATMSDAAIKVMRYVETRAQVFTIQRYAGEGQRKLFIEPRFDSPSAGPFLVIAFLASIETICRTLIGQQGKQVRTEIALRYDLDMRQQQVLPNCQVSGGQRDNCLIWPADALQAPLPFFDPAMEHMAEQELEQALRDMHGRRSFSDRARDLIADHLQQPLSQEQVAAQLHVSGATLNRKLKQEGTSYQQLKDDIRQQQARHMLRHSELTIDQVAEQLGYSDASNFTKAFKTWTGMPPSAYRQH; this is encoded by the coding sequence ATGAACACTGCCCTACCCGGCCGCGGTCATTACCGCATCTCGTCGGACTATTTGATTTTATTGGCCGAGCTGGCCTTAGAACACGGTGTGTCGGCCAAACAGTTGCTGCAGGATACTGGGCTGCGTGAAGAGCTGTTGCTGCACCCCGGCATACTGGTGGGACATGACTCCGGTATTCGCTGCGTAGAGAACTTCTGCCAGCTGCTGCCCAAGCCCAGCATAGCGCTGGAATACGGCAAGCGCATGACGCTGTCCAAACACGGCGCTTTGGGCTACGCCGCGCAATACAGCGCCACCATGAGCGATGCCGCGATCAAGGTCATGCGTTACGTTGAAACCCGCGCCCAGGTGTTTACCATTCAGCGCTACGCCGGCGAGGGCCAACGCAAACTGTTTATCGAACCCAGGTTCGACAGCCCCAGCGCCGGACCATTTTTAGTCATTGCTTTTTTGGCCAGCATTGAAACCATTTGCCGCACCTTAATCGGCCAACAGGGCAAACAGGTGCGCACCGAGATTGCGCTGCGCTATGACCTCGATATGCGCCAGCAGCAGGTGCTGCCCAATTGCCAGGTGAGCGGCGGACAGCGCGATAACTGCCTAATCTGGCCAGCCGATGCGCTGCAAGCGCCGCTGCCGTTTTTTGACCCCGCCATGGAGCACATGGCCGAACAAGAACTGGAGCAAGCCCTGCGCGACATGCATGGCCGGCGCAGCTTTAGCGATCGTGCGCGCGACCTAATCGCCGACCACCTGCAACAACCGCTCAGCCAAGAGCAAGTAGCCGCACAGCTGCACGTCTCCGGCGCCACGCTGAATCGCAAACTGAAACAAGAAGGCACCAGCTATCAGCAGCTAAAAGACGACATTCGCCAGCAGCAAGCCCGGCATATGCTGCGTCACAGCGAACTCACCATTGATCAGGTAGCCGAGCAACTGGGCTATTCTGACGCCAGCAACTTTACCAAGGCGTTTAAAACATGGACCGGCATGCCGCCATCGGCCTATCGACAGCACTGA
- the tsaA gene encoding tRNA (N6-threonylcarbamoyladenosine(37)-N6)-methyltransferase TrmO yields MSSASHYSLRPIAIAHTPFAEKFAIPRQPSLAPSVQGELELLPPYDDARAVAGLEQVSHIWLTFVFHQTLTNHDKPHLQVRPPRLGGNEKLGVFASRATHRPNNLGLSVVELLEVRPGRLLVGGLDLLDGTPIVDIRPYVPYADHITTAKNDIAAAPPPLIRVDFSPTAEQQAQQHGARLAQPLQQVITQCLAQDPKPAYQNPTPEREYGVQLWDLNVVWHYPSPERICVLRLEPVSNE; encoded by the coding sequence GTGTCATCAGCCAGCCACTATTCATTGCGCCCCATCGCCATTGCCCACACGCCATTTGCGGAAAAGTTTGCCATTCCACGCCAACCGAGCCTGGCGCCGTCGGTCCAAGGCGAACTGGAGCTGCTGCCGCCCTACGACGATGCGCGCGCTGTGGCTGGGTTGGAACAGGTCAGCCACATCTGGTTGACCTTTGTTTTCCATCAGACGCTGACCAACCACGACAAGCCGCATCTGCAAGTGCGCCCACCGCGTCTGGGCGGCAATGAAAAACTGGGCGTGTTTGCGTCGCGCGCAACGCACCGCCCCAACAACTTAGGGCTGAGCGTGGTCGAGTTGCTGGAGGTCCGGCCAGGGCGTTTGCTGGTGGGCGGGCTGGACTTGCTTGATGGTACCCCCATTGTCGATATTCGCCCCTACGTGCCCTATGCCGATCATATTACGACGGCCAAAAACGACATTGCCGCCGCACCGCCACCGCTTATTCGCGTCGACTTTAGCCCGACCGCGGAACAGCAAGCGCAGCAACACGGGGCGCGTTTGGCGCAGCCGCTGCAGCAGGTGATCACCCAGTGCCTGGCACAAGATCCCAAACCCGCTTACCAAAACCCAACGCCAGAGCGCGAGTACGGCGTACAGTTGTGGGACCTAAACGTGGTGTGGCATTACCCCAGCCCAGAGCGCATTTGCGTGCTCAGGCTGGAGCCGGTGAGTAATGAGTGA
- a CDS encoding substrate-binding periplasmic protein produces the protein MRYWVVILITGCWWPLCKAEPLQLVTLQYPPYIYAQNGQPQGVAVDLVEQAFADLGVAIEIRILPWARAISLIEHGQSDAIFTAFKTPERERFADYSREVLFTQSISLVQRAGPPIDWRQQGKTLSVCRVNDVSYGATMDQLMQQQHFAQVYSSNSAYQCMQMLRSARVDLWVNNEYGARVLLQHGKLQHGKLQQRLHIQQPAVQSTPSYIAFSKKRQLTDIRDRFDQALAAMKRDGRYQSLVDKAARAAGQQLNDTVH, from the coding sequence GTGCGGTATTGGGTGGTGATATTGATCACTGGATGCTGGTGGCCGCTGTGCAAAGCAGAGCCGCTGCAACTGGTCACGCTGCAATACCCGCCTTATATCTATGCGCAAAATGGCCAGCCGCAAGGCGTGGCCGTTGACTTGGTGGAACAGGCGTTTGCCGATCTTGGTGTCGCCATCGAAATTCGTATCCTGCCCTGGGCACGCGCCATCAGCCTGATTGAGCACGGCCAGTCCGATGCCATATTCACCGCCTTTAAAACCCCAGAGCGCGAGCGTTTTGCCGACTACAGCCGCGAGGTGCTGTTTACCCAAAGCATCAGCTTGGTGCAGCGTGCTGGCCCGCCGATCGACTGGCGCCAGCAAGGGAAGACGCTATCAGTATGTCGCGTGAATGATGTAAGTTACGGCGCCACCATGGACCAGCTGATGCAGCAGCAACACTTTGCCCAAGTTTACAGCAGCAACAGCGCCTATCAGTGCATGCAAATGCTGCGCAGTGCGCGTGTCGACTTGTGGGTGAATAACGAATACGGCGCCCGGGTATTATTGCAACACGGCAAGCTGCAACACGGCAAGCTGCAACAACGGCTGCACATTCAGCAACCTGCGGTGCAAAGCACCCCCAGCTACATCGCCTTCTCGAAAAAGCGCCAGCTGACCGACATCCGTGACCGTTTTGATCAGGCGTTGGCCGCCATGAAGCGCGACGGACGCTACCAATCATTGGTAGACAAAGCAGCGCGCGCCGCAGGGCAGCAATTAAATGACACCGTGCATTAA
- a CDS encoding AraC family transcriptional regulator: MADTEFSLRVFDCLSQTAAELQQQVSLSNGTSAAVWQRQETDLTHYQRPGHHTLSCYLAGGQGIRRLFKQRSQSGGGPGRICLMPSEADSQWEVSGDIQFMHLYFSDAQLRALAERIHDKDMRHLSLQDLTFFEDRWLNQLCQQVLLPLNWRDSADQLALSSASDMLLVHLLKHYCDHTGKALSLPASKGGLAPYTQRLMLDYIEHHLDQPLTLAQLASQAQLSEYHFARMFKASFGQPPHQYVTERRLQRASELLRHSQLSLAEIALRCGFSSQSHFNQRFKVFYQVTPAAFRKSH; the protein is encoded by the coding sequence GTGGCTGATACTGAATTTTCCCTGCGGGTATTTGATTGTTTGTCGCAAACCGCCGCTGAGTTGCAGCAGCAGGTATCGCTGAGCAATGGCACCAGCGCAGCCGTGTGGCAGCGTCAGGAAACCGATCTCACTCACTACCAGCGCCCTGGGCATCATACGCTCAGTTGTTATCTGGCCGGTGGCCAGGGTATTCGCCGATTGTTCAAACAGCGCAGCCAAAGCGGCGGCGGACCGGGGCGTATTTGCCTGATGCCCAGCGAAGCGGACTCGCAGTGGGAAGTCAGTGGCGATATTCAATTTATGCACCTGTACTTTTCCGATGCCCAGTTGCGCGCGCTGGCGGAGCGCATTCACGACAAAGACATGCGCCATCTGTCATTGCAGGATTTAACCTTTTTTGAAGATCGCTGGCTGAACCAGCTGTGCCAGCAAGTGCTGTTACCGCTGAACTGGCGCGACAGTGCAGATCAACTGGCGCTGTCCAGTGCCAGCGACATGCTGCTGGTGCACCTGCTCAAACACTACTGTGATCACACCGGCAAGGCGCTGTCATTGCCAGCCAGCAAAGGCGGTTTGGCGCCCTACACGCAGCGCTTGATGCTGGACTACATCGAGCACCATCTCGACCAGCCGCTGACATTGGCGCAGCTGGCCAGCCAAGCGCAGCTCAGTGAATACCACTTTGCCCGTATGTTTAAGGCCAGTTTTGGCCAGCCACCGCATCAATACGTGACCGAGCGCCGCTTGCAGCGCGCCAGTGAGCTATTGCGCCACTCTCAGTTGAGTCTGGCGGAGATTGCATTGCGTTGCGGGTTTTCCAGCCAGAGTCATTTCAACCAGCGTTTTAAGGTGTTTTATCAGGTGACGCCAGCGGCGTTTCGCAAATCCCACTGA
- a CDS encoding transposase, protein MKRSTSELTDQQWAHIEPCLPSLPRGKGGPKPISNRACFEGILWVLRSGARWRDLPERYPSPSTCWRRLQYWEEQGAWLKAWRKFLRILDQQSRLNWEESFSDGSFAPAKKGASVLEKPSVVRGRSG, encoded by the coding sequence ATGAAACGTTCAACCTCAGAACTGACCGACCAACAGTGGGCACACATTGAGCCTTGTTTACCCAGCCTGCCTCGTGGCAAAGGGGGTCCCAAACCTATCAGCAATCGAGCCTGTTTCGAGGGCATTTTATGGGTCTTACGTTCAGGTGCGCGCTGGCGTGATCTACCCGAGCGCTATCCTTCACCGAGTACCTGCTGGCGCCGCCTTCAGTACTGGGAAGAGCAAGGTGCATGGCTCAAAGCCTGGCGTAAGTTTCTTCGCATTCTAGATCAACAGTCGCGGTTAAATTGGGAAGAATCGTTTTCTGATGGTAGTTTTGCACCCGCAAAAAAAGGGGCCTCGGTGTTGGAAAAACCAAGCGTGGTAAGGGGTCGAAGTGGATGA
- a CDS encoding VOC family protein, with amino-acid sequence MINYVEFPARDLSATQTFFEQVFGWQFEAYGEAYLAFSSGGTAGGFYHSDKASRMANGAVLVVIQAEDLEACLARVEQHGGRISQAIFSFPGGRRFHFIEPSGNELAVWSEQ; translated from the coding sequence ATGATCAACTATGTAGAATTTCCCGCGCGTGACTTGAGCGCGACCCAGACGTTTTTTGAGCAAGTGTTTGGCTGGCAGTTTGAAGCCTACGGCGAGGCGTATCTGGCGTTTTCCAGCGGCGGCACCGCAGGTGGCTTTTACCACAGCGATAAAGCCAGTCGCATGGCCAACGGAGCGGTGTTGGTGGTGATTCAAGCCGAAGATCTGGAAGCCTGTTTGGCCCGCGTCGAGCAGCACGGTGGGCGTATCAGCCAGGCGATCTTTAGCTTTCCGGGCGGGCGGCGTTTCCATTTTATCGAGCCTAGTGGTAATGAGCTGGCGGTGTGGTCGGAGCAGTAA
- a CDS encoding RsmB/NOP family class I SAM-dependent RNA methyltransferase encodes MPKTSRSPRPRTRRPQADDRLHYRELTGLWLQWLQRPEYMPLDRWLRKHNTKGSALRQQPALAQAMFQAQRYLQLACALEHQQRQDSELSDAQWQQWDQQWQPSHVEQLDAAHLWHWVQQRCQENWRWPDGFRHYEQRAEIFRQFRDASQRPLSAQWLLWHGIRPSWLSALRQRQEYSHWSDAQLTHWLTQQSEAAPLWLRVNPIANSAQLDQQTIYNELLQEKISVQRRGEHLCAHGGRGIGIGMTNLYKAGVIEIQDLASQHIVAAIKPQAGEKIWDACAGAGGKTLAMASQMNNKGAIIATDLHDYKLAELKRRAKRGQLLNIRSFVWEGNDVLKLPKEIARQQGFDKVLIDAPCSSSGTWRRNPDARWRFNEHDSQELIALQQRLLHLASQSVRPGGELFYATCSWQVEENEQQIAQFLQQNEGWQLLQQTMLGAPEHDADTMFVAQLKRL; translated from the coding sequence ATGCCTAAAACCAGCCGCTCTCCCCGCCCTAGAACCCGCCGTCCACAAGCCGACGATCGCCTGCATTACCGCGAACTGACCGGCCTGTGGTTACAGTGGCTGCAACGCCCTGAATACATGCCGCTCGATCGTTGGTTGCGCAAGCACAACACCAAAGGCAGCGCCTTGCGCCAGCAGCCGGCATTGGCTCAAGCCATGTTTCAGGCTCAGCGTTACCTGCAACTGGCGTGCGCGCTGGAGCATCAGCAACGTCAGGACAGCGAACTGAGCGACGCGCAGTGGCAACAATGGGACCAGCAGTGGCAACCGTCTCACGTAGAGCAGCTCGACGCCGCACACCTATGGCACTGGGTGCAGCAACGCTGCCAAGAAAACTGGCGCTGGCCCGATGGTTTTCGCCACTATGAGCAGCGCGCTGAAATCTTTCGCCAATTCCGCGATGCCAGCCAACGCCCACTCTCTGCGCAGTGGCTGCTGTGGCACGGCATTCGTCCGAGCTGGTTAAGCGCCTTGCGTCAACGTCAAGAGTACAGCCACTGGAGCGACGCACAGCTCACGCATTGGCTGACACAGCAAAGCGAAGCAGCGCCCTTGTGGCTGCGGGTGAACCCCATCGCCAACAGCGCACAGCTGGATCAGCAAACGATTTACAACGAACTGCTGCAAGAAAAGATTTCCGTGCAACGCCGCGGCGAACACTTGTGCGCCCACGGCGGCCGTGGCATTGGCATTGGCATGACCAACTTGTACAAAGCCGGCGTGATCGAAATTCAAGATCTGGCCAGTCAGCACATTGTCGCCGCCATCAAACCACAAGCGGGTGAGAAAATTTGGGATGCCTGCGCAGGCGCGGGTGGCAAAACCCTGGCCATGGCGAGCCAAATGAACAACAAAGGCGCCATCATTGCCACCGACCTACATGACTACAAACTGGCGGAACTGAAGCGCCGCGCCAAACGCGGCCAACTGCTCAACATTCGCAGCTTCGTTTGGGAAGGCAATGACGTACTCAAATTGCCCAAAGAAATTGCCCGCCAACAAGGCTTCGATAAAGTACTGATCGATGCGCCCTGCTCATCCAGCGGAACCTGGCGACGCAACCCGGATGCACGCTGGCGCTTTAACGAGCATGACAGCCAAGAACTGATTGCTCTGCAGCAACGCCTGCTGCATTTGGCCAGCCAATCCGTGCGCCCAGGTGGTGAGTTGTTCTACGCCACCTGTAGCTGGCAAGTGGAAGAAAACGAGCAACAAATCGCACAGTTCTTGCAGCAAAATGAAGGTTGGCAATTGCTGCAGCAAACCATGCTGGGCGCGCCTGAACACGACGCCGATACCATGTTTGTGGCGCAGTTAAAGCGTTTATAG
- the tmpT gene encoding thiopurine S-methyltransferase produces MQSEFWHEKWQKQEIGFHLDEVNKVLLKYWPTLNARPGQTVLVPLCGKSLDVVWLRQQGLTVIGVELSELAIAELADTISTELQLPVEREQQEQAVVYRMPGVTLIAADFFDLSPMAHVDWVYDRAALVALPEAMRRDYARQLRAVSGCAPQLLVTLDYHQPSMSGPPFALSDEEVQQHYSSHYHIEVLESRELIEQEPRFRERGLDSFIQRTYKLLPR; encoded by the coding sequence ATGCAGTCCGAGTTTTGGCATGAGAAATGGCAAAAGCAGGAAATCGGTTTTCACCTGGATGAAGTGAACAAAGTATTGCTGAAGTACTGGCCAACACTGAATGCGCGGCCTGGCCAGACGGTGCTGGTGCCTTTGTGCGGCAAATCGTTGGATGTGGTGTGGCTGCGTCAGCAAGGGTTGACGGTGATTGGCGTCGAGCTAAGTGAGCTGGCCATTGCCGAGCTGGCCGACACCATCAGTACTGAGCTGCAACTGCCGGTTGAGCGCGAGCAGCAAGAGCAGGCGGTGGTGTATCGCATGCCAGGCGTCACGTTAATCGCGGCAGACTTTTTCGATTTATCGCCAATGGCGCACGTGGATTGGGTTTACGATCGCGCGGCACTGGTGGCCTTGCCAGAGGCCATGCGCCGCGACTATGCCCGCCAACTGCGTGCGGTTAGCGGCTGTGCGCCGCAGTTGCTGGTCACCTTGGACTATCACCAGCCGAGCATGAGTGGGCCGCCGTTTGCTCTGAGCGATGAAGAAGTGCAGCAACATTACAGCAGCCACTACCATATCGAAGTATTGGAAAGCCGTGAGCTGATCGAGCAAGAGCCGCGTTTTCGTGAGCGCGGTCTCGACTCATTTATTCAGCGCACCTACAAACTGCTGCCACGTTAG
- a CDS encoding TonB-dependent receptor: MTFSYTPLALAIMTMGAQSAIANDQDLETVVVTGGKIERNLQQTTSGVSVLDDQMLESNNTYNLNDALVLTPNASNNGRGGFSIRGINAEGGPTSDTSTADTAGVVMDGAYFDADILEMGIGLWDINNLEVYKGPQSTSQGKNALAGTIVVKTNDPVFYHEGSVRLGFGSDNTQISSIMLNRALSDQWALRIAADRVYTDGQIENEFTGDDDEAHDEHINGRIKLLYQPSSRFSALLTVGQDKSDQGDDRACGANNSREGVFNCDEFKAFRDVDGQLTNRFNYQTLKLQAELAPQWQLTSVTSNSWRDRSERQDADNMAPSNSGYTGANNLGIRDESEEDKSLNQELRLSFDSEQLRSSFGYYYSQSEEKRGYDFLLANPLDTYLPGFYQATSAAPFPPYANGVSDTVLETQYTDRGTVREATNHALFAELDYYLTPDTTLLLGARLERETNKNSADVSAVNVNQDNMIALGARANPLFSAIKAGADAGDPASQAQWALISSYMALGGVNPDDLQADSLNKVLNVLAAAGNNTSEKENINNVFLPKLGIRHQFTDDLSAGYVLSRGYRSGGVSLNPINPQMSTVEYDPEFVTNHELSLRSQWLNKQLTANANIYYMKWKDQQVQVIGSNIYDRYITNAGSSTLKGLELDINYRANNGFSVFANAGLAKTRYDDFVTGNADYSGNRFQYAPEKTAAAGVGYDEGIGYRAFVTQTYTGDVYLDNDNRNQLPAYSLTNLRVGYAATDWKVEAYVNNLFDRRAKTYAYDYSAYTPAPSFVLYGDYVHWVPARSAGVVAQYDF; this comes from the coding sequence ATGACATTCAGCTACACACCGTTGGCGCTCGCCATCATGACGATGGGCGCACAATCTGCCATCGCAAACGATCAAGACCTCGAAACCGTGGTGGTAACCGGCGGCAAAATTGAACGTAATTTGCAGCAAACCACGTCGGGTGTCAGTGTTCTGGATGATCAGATGCTGGAAAGCAACAACACCTACAACCTCAATGATGCGCTGGTATTAACGCCCAACGCCAGCAACAACGGCCGCGGTGGTTTTAGCATTCGTGGCATCAATGCCGAAGGTGGCCCAACCTCAGATACATCCACTGCCGACACAGCGGGTGTGGTGATGGACGGCGCGTATTTTGATGCCGATATTTTGGAAATGGGCATCGGCCTGTGGGACATTAATAACCTGGAAGTGTACAAAGGCCCGCAATCGACCAGCCAAGGCAAAAACGCTTTGGCTGGCACCATTGTGGTGAAAACCAACGACCCAGTGTTTTATCACGAAGGCTCAGTACGATTGGGTTTTGGCAGCGATAATACGCAAATCTCCAGTATTATGTTGAACCGCGCACTGAGCGATCAGTGGGCGCTGCGTATCGCCGCGGATCGTGTTTACACCGACGGTCAGATCGAAAACGAATTCACCGGCGATGACGACGAAGCCCACGACGAGCACATTAACGGTCGCATTAAATTGTTGTACCAGCCGTCGTCACGTTTCAGTGCGTTGCTGACTGTAGGCCAGGATAAATCAGACCAAGGCGACGACCGTGCCTGTGGCGCCAATAACAGCCGCGAAGGTGTATTTAACTGCGATGAGTTTAAAGCCTTCCGTGATGTCGATGGTCAGCTGACCAATCGCTTTAACTACCAAACGCTGAAACTGCAGGCCGAGCTGGCGCCACAGTGGCAACTGACGTCGGTTACCTCGAATTCATGGCGTGACCGCTCCGAGCGCCAAGATGCCGACAACATGGCGCCGAGCAATTCAGGCTACACGGGTGCCAACAACTTGGGCATTCGCGATGAGTCTGAAGAAGATAAAAGTCTCAACCAAGAACTGCGTTTGAGCTTTGACAGTGAGCAGCTGCGCAGCAGCTTTGGTTATTACTACAGTCAGAGCGAAGAAAAACGCGGCTACGATTTCTTGCTGGCGAACCCACTGGATACGTATTTGCCCGGTTTTTATCAGGCTACTTCCGCTGCGCCTTTCCCACCTTACGCCAATGGCGTCAGCGATACCGTGTTGGAAACTCAGTACACCGATCGCGGCACCGTACGAGAAGCGACCAACCACGCATTGTTTGCCGAACTGGATTACTACCTGACGCCAGACACCACGTTATTGCTGGGCGCGCGATTAGAGCGTGAGACCAACAAAAACTCTGCCGATGTGTCTGCCGTCAATGTAAATCAAGACAATATGATTGCTCTGGGGGCGCGCGCCAATCCATTGTTCTCTGCCATTAAAGCCGGTGCCGACGCTGGCGACCCAGCGTCGCAAGCACAGTGGGCGCTGATTTCCAGCTACATGGCACTGGGTGGTGTCAACCCGGACGATTTGCAAGCCGACAGCCTGAATAAGGTACTTAATGTATTGGCCGCCGCTGGCAACAACACCTCAGAAAAAGAAAACATCAACAATGTGTTTTTGCCCAAGCTCGGTATTCGCCATCAATTTACCGATGATTTGAGCGCTGGCTATGTGCTGTCGCGCGGTTATCGTTCGGGCGGCGTTAGCCTGAACCCGATCAACCCGCAAATGTCGACGGTTGAGTACGATCCTGAGTTTGTGACTAATCACGAGTTGTCGTTGCGCAGCCAATGGCTGAACAAGCAATTAACCGCCAATGCCAATATCTACTACATGAAGTGGAAAGATCAGCAAGTGCAGGTGATTGGTAGCAACATTTATGACCGCTACATCACCAATGCAGGCTCGTCGACGTTAAAAGGTCTGGAGCTGGATATAAACTACCGCGCCAACAATGGCTTTAGCGTATTTGCCAATGCCGGCCTGGCGAAAACCCGTTACGACGACTTTGTAACCGGCAATGCGGATTACTCTGGTAACCGCTTCCAGTACGCGCCAGAAAAAACCGCAGCAGCAGGGGTGGGGTATGACGAAGGCATTGGCTATCGCGCTTTTGTAACCCAAACCTACACTGGTGATGTGTATTTGGATAACGACAACCGTAACCAGTTGCCAGCATACTCACTGACCAACTTGCGCGTTGGCTATGCTGCCACCGATTGGAAAGTCGAAGCCTACGTGAATAACCTGTTTGATCGTCGCGCGAAAACCTACGCCTACGATTACAGCGCGTATACGCCAGCCCCAAGCTTTGTCTTGTACGGTGATTACGTGCACTGGGTGCCTGCGCGCAGTGCCGGTGTGGTGGCACAGTACGACTTCTAA